In Ruminiclostridium papyrosolvens DSM 2782, the following proteins share a genomic window:
- a CDS encoding dockerin type I domain-containing protein — MKKIIRLLGLTMVLMLVFTMVLPLNLYAASTVTVDWNTNYQGIDGFGVSEAFHQSNNIALLGDSKKKEIYDLLFSTSKGAGFSIFRSILGDGGTWGNATDGPNKTMQPSETTWDWKESNDDQISMIREIQSGYGINKILYTVWSPPAWMKSNGSTSRGYLKTDKYQAYATYLAEHIKNYKSKFGIDITHIGISNEPNLETDYSSCTWTSAQFKTFMKDYLVPTFDKEGITAKVIMGEPMSCTESFAIDSLNDSTAVTRTDIVGCHNYGSSYTTFPTTKAKGKGIWQTEISDMNGNDITINDGLKWSKQIFDFMTITQGNAWNYWWGACYKTYNGEGLIQLDMNSRTYKIAKRLYTIGQYSRFIRPGWQRFSATSNPVSNVYVTAYKDTATGKFAIVAMNDGSSNQSITYTLKGFTPDSVTPYTTSSTQDLAEGSKITVNGGSFTATLAANSITTFAGGDNMNPAIYGDVNGDKVVDAIDIVLFKQYLINQISTFPSPDGMKLADVNGDSSVDAIDFALIKKYLLGLIPKLPV, encoded by the coding sequence ATGAAAAAAATCATTCGTTTATTAGGGTTAACTATGGTTTTGATGCTTGTATTTACAATGGTATTACCATTAAATCTTTATGCAGCATCAACAGTTACGGTGGATTGGAATACAAATTATCAAGGAATTGATGGTTTTGGTGTTTCAGAAGCTTTTCATCAGTCAAATAATATTGCTCTTTTAGGTGATTCAAAGAAAAAAGAAATTTACGACTTGTTATTTTCAACTTCAAAAGGTGCAGGATTCTCTATTTTCCGTTCTATCTTGGGTGACGGAGGTACATGGGGAAATGCAACAGACGGACCAAATAAGACAATGCAACCTTCTGAGACGACTTGGGACTGGAAAGAATCAAATGATGACCAGATATCCATGATTAGAGAGATACAGTCCGGCTACGGAATCAATAAAATTCTTTACACTGTATGGAGTCCGCCTGCATGGATGAAATCAAACGGGTCAACTTCAAGAGGCTATCTAAAGACCGATAAATATCAAGCATATGCAACATATTTAGCAGAGCATATAAAAAACTACAAATCAAAATTCGGAATTGATATTACTCATATAGGGATTTCGAATGAGCCTAACCTTGAAACAGACTATTCTTCATGTACATGGACATCAGCTCAATTCAAAACCTTTATGAAGGATTATCTGGTACCAACTTTTGATAAAGAAGGTATTACTGCAAAAGTTATTATGGGTGAGCCAATGTCTTGTACGGAATCCTTTGCTATAGACAGTTTAAATGATTCAACTGCAGTAACCAGAACAGATATTGTAGGCTGTCACAATTACGGCTCCTCATACACAACTTTTCCCACTACAAAGGCAAAAGGAAAAGGAATATGGCAGACAGAAATATCAGATATGAATGGAAATGATATTACAATTAATGATGGCCTGAAGTGGTCAAAACAAATTTTTGATTTTATGACAATTACTCAGGGAAATGCATGGAATTACTGGTGGGGTGCCTGCTATAAAACATATAACGGAGAAGGCCTCATACAGTTGGATATGAACTCGAGAACTTATAAAATTGCCAAAAGGCTTTATACAATCGGTCAATATTCAAGATTCATAAGACCGGGCTGGCAAAGATTCTCCGCTACTTCAAATCCTGTATCAAATGTATATGTTACCGCATACAAAGACACTGCTACCGGTAAATTTGCTATTGTTGCCATGAATGACGGTTCTTCAAATCAATCAATTACATATACATTAAAGGGCTTTACTCCTGACTCGGTTACTCCGTATACAACATCTTCAACACAGGATTTGGCTGAAGGTTCAAAAATAACTGTTAACGGAGGCAGCTTTACTGCAACTCTGGCTGCAAATTCAATAACTACATTTGCAGGGGGAGACAATATGAATCCAGCCATCTATGGTGATGTTAACGGTGACAAGGTTGTTGATGCAATCGATATTGTACTTTTCAAACAGTATCTGATAAATCAGATAAGCACATTTCCGTCGCCGGATGGAATGAAGCTTGCTGATGTAAACGGTGATAGCAGCGTTGATGCAATTGATTTTGCGTTAATCAAGAAGTATTTGCTGGGCTTAATACCTAAATTGCCTGTTTAA
- a CDS encoding glycosyl hydrolase 115 family protein, with product MIKTNEFTIVKDKNADRIYIDAKGRDYDGLSLVAASFANDINLVADIVPEVTTDISLLDNTIIVAGSIGNNDLIDALISEGKIDVSYIKGKRECYRICVIDRPVQGVDRAMVIVGSDKRGTIYGIYHISELIGVSPWVYWGDVLPEKKSSLDISEDKLNFTSKEPSVRYRGIFLNDEWPSLGTWTTNKFGDFNEYLYVKVFELLLRLKGNFLWPAMWTAIFSENGKSSSIANAKLADAYGIVMSTSHHEPMFRAGEEWQKHYESYGTSNEWNFAKNKEAITKFWEDGVKRNKDYQNVITLGMRGERDSSLGGGLQENIDLLKSIITTQKELLKKYGLENAPQLLTVYKEVEEFWYGNETVEGLKTWDVLDDVIIMLAEDNFGNMRTLPTIAERDREAGWGMYYHFDYHGGPISYEWVNTIPLEKVWEQMSMAYEYGIHNIWIVNVGDLKPMEFPISYFLSLAYDFETWGRNGLNRTGEFTKKWVEQQFGKVAGSETLKGIENVLTGYTRMNGIRKPETLTSDTYSTTYYYEAQRVLERAISLENDAKKYYNRMPENFKDTYYQLVFYPAVASANVVKMQIYAGLNKKYYNLKSVLANIYAELVKETITTDKQMQSYYNDTMSEGKWQGIMGSAHIGYVNWDATGWHYPEVNCIIPSAFARMIVDTEGDEKGYSSGTAVLPTFSNLLKETYSITISNGGTDKFDFNIETSEDWIKVDIVAGSIVLVETIRVSVDWDKVVETTKGLIKITGAGQTVNVDINAKVINTDSLPQMTFVETNNVVSIEAEHTFNRVAKSEVEWKVIENYGRTLSAVKMFPITISFEKAEEAPYVEYMIYLEQEGEFALTAYFAPTNNLSKESRLKFGISFDDSAPNVVDTLPDNFAAGNHDNEAWCKGVLENIHTATTSHTLEKGLHLLRIYGLDAGLVLQKLVLSKGTLPYSYFGPKESYFKK from the coding sequence ATGATAAAAACAAATGAATTCACTATTGTCAAAGATAAAAATGCGGACAGGATATATATTGATGCTAAAGGCCGGGACTACGACGGACTGAGCCTTGTAGCAGCGTCTTTTGCAAATGATATTAATTTGGTTGCTGATATAGTACCGGAGGTTACAACAGATATTTCTCTACTGGATAATACAATAATTGTTGCCGGTTCTATTGGAAATAACGATTTAATTGATGCTCTGATATCAGAAGGCAAGATAGATGTATCATATATAAAAGGCAAGAGAGAATGTTATAGGATTTGCGTTATAGACAGGCCTGTTCAGGGAGTGGACAGAGCTATGGTAATCGTAGGAAGTGACAAGAGGGGAACGATTTACGGCATTTATCACATATCGGAATTGATTGGTGTAAGTCCTTGGGTGTATTGGGGAGATGTACTGCCTGAGAAGAAGTCCTCCCTTGATATTTCAGAAGATAAACTGAATTTTACTTCAAAGGAACCGTCTGTAAGATATAGAGGTATTTTTTTGAACGATGAGTGGCCTTCTTTAGGTACATGGACAACAAATAAGTTTGGTGATTTCAACGAATATTTATATGTGAAGGTATTTGAATTACTTTTAAGACTTAAAGGAAATTTTCTATGGCCAGCCATGTGGACGGCAATATTCAGCGAAAACGGAAAAAGCAGCAGTATCGCCAACGCAAAATTAGCTGATGCATATGGAATTGTAATGAGTACTTCACACCATGAGCCAATGTTCCGAGCCGGTGAGGAGTGGCAGAAGCATTATGAAAGTTACGGAACAAGCAACGAATGGAATTTTGCAAAAAATAAAGAAGCTATAACTAAGTTCTGGGAAGACGGTGTTAAACGAAACAAAGATTACCAGAATGTAATTACACTTGGTATGAGGGGAGAACGTGATTCTTCTTTAGGCGGAGGTTTGCAGGAAAACATTGACCTGCTGAAAAGTATAATTACCACGCAAAAAGAATTATTAAAAAAGTATGGCCTTGAAAATGCTCCACAGTTACTTACCGTATATAAAGAAGTTGAAGAGTTCTGGTATGGAAACGAAACCGTAGAAGGTTTAAAAACTTGGGATGTACTTGATGATGTAATAATTATGCTGGCAGAGGATAATTTCGGTAATATGCGCACCCTTCCAACTATTGCTGAAAGAGACAGAGAAGCGGGATGGGGCATGTATTACCATTTCGATTACCATGGAGGACCAATATCCTATGAATGGGTTAATACAATACCTTTAGAGAAGGTTTGGGAACAGATGTCCATGGCATATGAATATGGTATACATAATATTTGGATAGTTAATGTTGGAGATTTAAAACCAATGGAATTCCCCATATCTTATTTCCTGAGTCTGGCCTATGACTTTGAAACATGGGGAAGAAACGGATTAAACAGAACCGGGGAATTTACAAAAAAATGGGTTGAACAGCAGTTTGGCAAGGTTGCAGGCAGTGAGACATTAAAAGGGATAGAAAATGTATTGACGGGTTATACCAGAATGAACGGAATCCGTAAGCCGGAAACACTGACTTCGGATACCTACAGTACTACATATTATTATGAAGCCCAAAGAGTACTGGAAAGAGCAATCAGTCTTGAAAATGATGCAAAGAAATATTACAACAGAATGCCGGAGAACTTTAAGGATACCTACTATCAGTTGGTTTTCTACCCTGCGGTTGCATCGGCTAATGTTGTAAAAATGCAAATCTATGCAGGCCTAAATAAAAAATACTATAATCTTAAAAGTGTTTTGGCTAACATATATGCTGAGTTAGTGAAGGAAACAATTACGACTGATAAGCAAATGCAGAGCTATTACAATGATACTATGTCAGAAGGAAAATGGCAGGGTATAATGGGCTCTGCACATATAGGATATGTAAACTGGGATGCAACCGGATGGCATTATCCTGAAGTGAACTGTATAATCCCATCAGCTTTTGCCCGTATGATAGTGGATACAGAAGGGGATGAAAAAGGATATAGCTCAGGAACAGCAGTGCTTCCGACATTTTCAAATTTATTAAAAGAGACTTACAGTATTACTATTAGCAACGGTGGAACCGATAAGTTCGATTTTAACATAGAAACAAGTGAAGATTGGATTAAGGTTGACATAGTTGCGGGTAGTATAGTCCTTGTAGAGACAATCCGGGTTTCAGTAGATTGGGATAAGGTTGTAGAAACCACAAAAGGTTTAATTAAAATTACAGGTGCGGGACAGACTGTGAATGTAGACATAAATGCCAAAGTAATTAATACAGACAGCTTACCGCAAATGACTTTTGTTGAAACCAATAACGTTGTATCAATTGAAGCTGAACATACGTTTAACCGTGTTGCAAAATCCGAGGTTGAATGGAAAGTTATTGAAAATTACGGACGTACCCTGTCAGCGGTTAAAATGTTTCCTATAACCATTTCCTTTGAAAAGGCAGAGGAGGCACCGTATGTTGAATATATGATTTACTTGGAGCAGGAAGGGGAGTTTGCATTGACAGCTTATTTTGCTCCAACAAATAATCTGTCTAAAGAAAGCCGTTTAAAATTTGGCATATCCTTTGATGATTCGGCTCCCAATGTTGTAGATACGCTCCCTGACAATTTTGCTGCCGGTAATCATGACAATGAAGCTTGGTGTAAAGGAGTTCTGGAAAATATTCATACTGCAACAACTTCTCACACATTGGAAAAAGGTTTACATTTACTGCGTATTTATGGATTGGACGCAGGATTAGTATTACAAAAACTTGTTTTATCAAAAGGAACTCTTCCATACTCATATTTTGGTCCGAAAGAGAGTTATTTTAAAAAGTAA
- the tnpA gene encoding IS200/IS605 family transposase: MAIKQNNLAHTKWMCKYHIVFTPKYRRKVIYNQYKQSIREILKRLCNYKGVEIIEGHLMPDHIHMLVSIPPKISVSSFMGYLKGKSALMIFDMHANLKYKFGNRHFWAEGFYVSTVGLNEATIKKYIQEQEKHDIMVDKLSVKEYEDPFKG; the protein is encoded by the coding sequence ATGGCAATAAAACAAAATAATTTAGCACATACCAAATGGATGTGTAAGTATCATATTGTGTTCACTCCAAAGTATAGACGAAAAGTAATTTATAATCAATACAAGCAAAGTATAAGAGAAATATTAAAGAGACTGTGCAATTACAAGGGAGTTGAAATAATAGAAGGGCATCTAATGCCAGACCATATACACATGTTAGTAAGTATACCGCCTAAAATAAGTGTATCAAGTTTCATGGGATATCTAAAAGGAAAAAGTGCATTAATGATATTTGATATGCATGCAAACTTAAAATATAAGTTTGGAAATAGACACTTTTGGGCAGAGGGATTTTATGTGAGTACTGTAGGACTCAATGAGGCAACTATTAAGAAGTATATACAAGAGCAAGAAAAGCACGATATTATGGTAGATAAACTAAGCGTGAAAGAGTATGAAGACCCCTTTAAGGGGTAG
- the dgt gene encoding dGTP triphosphohydrolase: MVKINGLELPRNRGLIEDSYATILAPFAVVKPKEDSREHEDKLPENENRGSFQRDRDRIIHSKAFRRLMYKTQVFVNHEGDHFRTRLTHTLEVAQFARGISKSLALNEDLAEAIALGHDLGHTPFGHAVERFLDEELKTREMGRFYHNEQSVRVVDFIERRSDDYFGLNLTSEVREGILKHNTDSSGIYKSLNPRKPCFSLEGQVVQLVDTVAYLCHDLQDGIESGLIENAISKNVDFKRDIDEIVAIINDLLVSENKEIGVTKYSNTYFIDSLIHKLIMSVTEQSVENLAAKKIQTLEDVKSLAVKGESLITLRKDDEDRFEKLKSLIYKSVYGIHTIQTMDSKAVTVVKDLFETFVNNPRLLPPEELNKYMHIEELPNYSGFTNNEIHVICDYIAGMTDRFALEEHERIRNPHIKI; the protein is encoded by the coding sequence ATGGTAAAAATCAATGGGTTGGAACTTCCACGGAACAGAGGATTAATTGAAGATTCATATGCGACAATTCTAGCTCCATTTGCGGTTGTAAAACCTAAAGAAGACAGCAGAGAACATGAGGATAAATTGCCAGAGAATGAAAACAGAGGCTCATTTCAGCGAGACAGAGACAGAATTATTCATTCAAAGGCTTTCAGAAGACTTATGTACAAGACTCAGGTGTTTGTAAATCATGAAGGTGATCATTTCAGAACGCGATTGACACATACCTTGGAAGTCGCTCAATTTGCTCGGGGGATTTCAAAATCACTGGCTTTGAATGAAGATCTTGCAGAGGCAATAGCTTTAGGACATGATTTAGGACATACCCCCTTCGGACATGCAGTTGAGAGATTTTTAGACGAAGAACTTAAAACCAGAGAAATGGGTCGTTTTTATCATAATGAGCAAAGCGTGAGAGTAGTTGATTTTATTGAACGGCGGAGCGACGACTATTTCGGATTAAATTTAACCAGTGAAGTAAGAGAAGGAATTTTAAAACATAATACTGACAGCAGCGGTATTTATAAAAGTCTGAATCCCCGTAAGCCATGTTTTTCTCTGGAAGGTCAGGTAGTACAATTAGTTGATACTGTAGCTTACTTGTGTCATGATTTACAGGATGGTATCGAATCGGGTTTAATTGAAAACGCCATTTCTAAAAATGTGGATTTTAAAAGAGATATTGATGAAATTGTTGCTATAATAAATGATTTATTAGTGTCTGAGAATAAAGAGATAGGTGTCACAAAATATTCCAATACCTATTTTATTGATAGTTTGATTCACAAACTCATTATGAGTGTTACAGAACAAAGTGTTGAAAATTTAGCAGCGAAAAAAATTCAAACTTTAGAAGATGTCAAGTCTTTAGCAGTAAAAGGAGAGAGCCTTATCACACTTAGAAAAGATGATGAGGACAGGTTTGAAAAGCTCAAAAGTTTAATATATAAGTCGGTATATGGCATACATACCATTCAAACTATGGACAGTAAGGCAGTAACTGTTGTCAAGGACTTGTTTGAGACTTTTGTAAACAATCCGAGGCTGTTACCCCCTGAAGAATTAAATAAATATATGCATATAGAGGAACTCCCGAATTATAGTGGCTTTACCAACAATGAAATACATGTAATTTGCGACTATATTGCAGGAATGACTGACAGGTTTGCATTAGAGGAACATGAAAGGATAAGAAATCCTCATATTAAAATTTAA
- a CDS encoding sigma-54 interaction domain-containing protein yields MFIHNIIKSSESILESIHDGIAIADSEENVIYVNEANYRITGIQASEFLGKKVSEVVPDSHIPQVLTTGSKLIGIKTRVNDKDVISNIVPFVYKGKIEGAISIFRDISEIRELNQKLKDAKSTIKHLYEELDFLTDADSNIVVGNNIAMVQTLKTSQKASRVSSTVLLQGESGTGKEVIARFIHKHGTRSAKPFITVNCAAIPESLLESELFGYEEGAFTGAKKGGRPGMFELADTGTIFLDEIGDMNFHLQAKLLRVLQSREIMRVGGTRQKQIDVRVIAATNKNLIQMVQDNTFREDLYYRLAVIKILIPSLRQRKEDVHLYIQNAVNKIGKRLGKNVSVTPRAIKILTEYSYPGNIRELENIMEVCIVSDEDGIIDINDLPDSVIPIKKEVKHNINLSFNEFPSLSEVEALILRKAIEAYHSKSDGNDYCSYGNHA; encoded by the coding sequence ATGTTTATTCACAATATTATTAAGTCAAGCGAGAGTATTTTGGAATCTATACACGATGGAATTGCTATAGCAGACAGCGAAGAAAATGTTATTTATGTTAACGAAGCCAATTACCGTATTACAGGTATTCAGGCAAGTGAATTTCTGGGTAAAAAGGTAAGCGAGGTTGTTCCCGACTCTCATATTCCTCAGGTTCTTACAACGGGAAGCAAGCTGATAGGTATAAAAACGAGAGTAAATGATAAGGACGTAATATCTAATATTGTTCCCTTTGTTTACAAAGGAAAGATTGAGGGTGCAATATCTATATTCAGAGATATCTCTGAAATCAGAGAACTAAACCAAAAGTTAAAAGATGCAAAATCGACAATTAAGCACCTCTACGAAGAATTGGATTTTCTTACTGATGCAGACAGTAATATTGTGGTAGGGAATAATATTGCTATGGTACAGACCCTGAAAACATCGCAAAAAGCCTCAAGGGTAAGTTCAACAGTACTATTACAGGGTGAGAGCGGAACAGGAAAAGAAGTAATAGCCAGATTTATTCACAAACACGGTACAAGATCAGCAAAACCATTTATTACAGTTAATTGTGCTGCTATCCCGGAGAGCCTTCTGGAAAGCGAACTGTTCGGATATGAAGAAGGAGCCTTTACGGGGGCTAAAAAAGGAGGAAGACCCGGTATGTTTGAGTTGGCTGATACGGGTACTATCTTTCTTGATGAAATAGGGGATATGAATTTCCACCTTCAGGCAAAACTGCTCAGGGTGCTGCAAAGCCGTGAGATTATGAGGGTTGGGGGAACACGTCAAAAGCAGATAGATGTAAGAGTAATAGCTGCTACAAATAAAAATCTGATACAAATGGTTCAGGATAATACCTTCCGTGAAGACTTATATTATAGATTGGCTGTCATAAAAATTTTAATACCATCCCTTCGTCAAAGGAAAGAAGATGTACACCTTTATATACAAAATGCGGTAAACAAAATCGGTAAACGCCTTGGAAAGAATGTTTCCGTAACACCAAGAGCAATAAAAATACTTACCGAATACTCATATCCGGGGAATATCAGGGAGCTGGAAAATATTATGGAAGTTTGCATTGTAAGCGATGAAGATGGGATTATAGATATAAACGATTTACCGGATAGCGTTATTCCAATAAAAAAAGAAGTTAAACACAATATAAACCTATCTTTTAATGAATTTCCTTCGTTAAGTGAAGTAGAAGCCTTGATTTTAAGAAAGGCAATAGAGGCATATCACTCCAAATCTGATGGCAATGATTATTGTTCTTATGGCAATCATGCCTGA
- a CDS encoding RidA family protein yields the protein MQKEIIYTQKAPAAIGPYSQAVKLGDMVYTSGMIPVVPETGEVAPGDAAAQTEQVLKNLSEVLAAAGTNFDNVIKTTVFIKNMGDFAPINEVYKKYFTANFPSRSCVEVARLPKDVLVEIECIAVI from the coding sequence ATGCAAAAAGAAATAATTTATACACAAAAAGCTCCTGCAGCAATCGGGCCTTATTCACAAGCTGTTAAGCTTGGGGACATGGTTTATACTTCGGGGATGATACCAGTGGTACCTGAAACAGGTGAAGTGGCTCCTGGAGATGCGGCTGCACAAACTGAACAGGTTTTGAAGAATCTTAGTGAGGTGCTGGCTGCAGCAGGTACTAATTTTGATAATGTTATAAAGACAACAGTATTTATCAAGAATATGGGAGATTTTGCCCCAATAAATGAAGTATACAAAAAATACTTTACCGCGAATTTTCCTTCAAGGTCTTGTGTGGAAGTAGCAAGATTACCAAAGGATGTATTAGTAGAAATTGAATGTATAGCCGTTATATAA
- the rpoN gene encoding RNA polymerase factor sigma-54 — protein MNIEINLNQKMAISPQMQQSMEILQMSTQELMDYVKQLAVDNPVVEFDDQPYDNDRSEILRKKLEWLDSVNKEYRVYNHDLEEDEENKDVAHYMRGDEEDLYQHLQSQLNLMKAPKELCKTIQYMIGCIDKNGYLQEKTDDMAKALRIDEKKAEMALHQLQLMEPAGVGARNLKECLLLQLERLNQNNPLVITLVNCYLELLGKNQLNLIAKTLGVSIDKVNDAFKIIKKLNPRPGMGFGAKRDIHYQTPDLVIVKFCDYYEVLLNNFSDPHISISSYYRNVLSQNPSDNVKNYISDKLKEADWAIKCITQRNNTLLNVTKMLVNQQIGFFDKGPSYLIPMNQKCIADKLQIHESTVSRAIRGKYLQCSWGIFGLDYFFTNGLSIGYDSQIVPDAIKSDIKKIITEEDRKKPYSDQKIAEILNKKGISIARRTITKYREDMEIPKAGMRKEY, from the coding sequence ATGAATATTGAAATAAATCTGAATCAGAAAATGGCTATATCTCCGCAGATGCAACAATCTATGGAGATTCTGCAGATGAGTACACAGGAATTAATGGATTATGTTAAACAATTAGCTGTGGACAACCCTGTTGTGGAGTTTGACGACCAACCCTATGATAATGACAGATCTGAGATACTTAGAAAAAAACTCGAATGGCTTGACTCTGTAAACAAAGAGTACAGAGTTTACAACCATGACCTTGAAGAGGATGAAGAAAATAAAGACGTGGCACATTATATGCGGGGGGATGAGGAGGATTTATATCAGCATTTGCAATCGCAATTAAACTTAATGAAAGCACCAAAGGAACTCTGTAAGACAATTCAATATATGATAGGCTGTATTGATAAAAACGGGTATCTTCAAGAGAAAACAGATGATATGGCAAAGGCTCTCAGAATTGATGAAAAGAAGGCAGAAATGGCTTTACACCAGCTCCAATTAATGGAGCCCGCCGGTGTAGGTGCAAGAAACTTAAAAGAATGTCTTCTACTCCAATTAGAGAGATTGAATCAAAATAATCCACTAGTGATTACACTGGTAAACTGTTATCTTGAATTACTTGGAAAGAATCAACTGAATCTCATAGCTAAGACATTGGGTGTTTCAATAGATAAAGTTAATGATGCATTTAAAATTATTAAAAAGTTGAATCCCAGACCCGGAATGGGGTTTGGGGCAAAAAGAGATATTCATTACCAAACACCGGATTTGGTCATAGTAAAATTCTGCGATTACTATGAGGTGCTTTTAAATAATTTCTCAGATCCTCATATTTCAATTAGCAGCTACTATCGGAATGTCCTTTCACAAAATCCTTCCGATAATGTCAAGAACTATATATCAGATAAATTGAAAGAAGCTGATTGGGCTATCAAATGTATAACCCAGAGAAATAACACCTTGCTAAACGTTACAAAAATGCTTGTGAACCAACAAATTGGCTTTTTTGATAAGGGTCCAAGTTACCTTATACCTATGAACCAGAAATGTATTGCAGATAAGCTGCAAATACACGAGTCTACTGTGAGTCGTGCCATAAGAGGAAAATATCTTCAATGCTCATGGGGGATATTTGGGCTTGATTACTTTTTTACAAATGGGCTTTCTATCGGTTATGATTCTCAAATAGTGCCGGATGCTATAAAATCAGATATTAAAAAGATAATTACGGAAGAGGACAGAAAGAAACCTTATAGTGATCAGAAGATTGCAGAAATACTGAACAAAAAAGGAATAAGTATTGCCAGAAGAACGATAACCAAGTACAGAGAGGACATGGAAATACCAAAGGCAGGGATGAGAAAGGAATACTAG
- a CDS encoding GNAT family N-acetyltransferase gives MDYTIRPIRIEDAPYINEMYTMDRVRENLLGLFSERIDQTEEFIKSLGQNQYQMVAETDENGAKKVVGTVSLIVSQTPRTKHTASIGIMVHKDYQGKGIGTALLEKILDLADNWLMLVRVELTAFVENETAVGFYKTHGFQIEGTKKYMAVRNGKYADGYLMARYRNLK, from the coding sequence ATGGATTATACTATAAGGCCCATACGTATTGAGGATGCACCATACATAAATGAGATGTACACAATGGATAGGGTGAGAGAAAATCTTCTAGGTTTATTCAGTGAAAGAATAGATCAAACAGAAGAGTTTATTAAGTCTCTTGGTCAAAATCAATATCAAATGGTGGCTGAGACAGATGAAAACGGGGCTAAAAAAGTAGTTGGTACGGTTTCTCTGATTGTAAGCCAGACTCCGAGAACCAAGCACACTGCATCTATAGGGATAATGGTACATAAGGATTATCAGGGAAAGGGAATAGGGACAGCATTATTAGAGAAAATTCTGGATTTGGCAGATAACTGGCTGATGCTTGTACGTGTGGAATTAACTGCATTTGTAGAAAATGAAACGGCTGTAGGCTTTTACAAGACCCATGGTTTTCAGATAGAAGGCACAAAAAAGTATATGGCTGTAAGAAATGGTAAATATGCTGACGGATATTTAATGGCAAGGTACAGAAATCTGAAGTAA